AACTTTATAGGCACATTGCCGCAATACAATGCCATGACGGATCGATGGATCGAGTTTTACGGAAACTATCGGTTGCTCCCGCAAATGGAAGAAGCGGATAAGCGGGGGCGCTTGCCGAAAGAACGAGGGAAAAAAGCCCATCAACTGGTGGAAAAGCTTCATAAGTGGTTATCCGAGCCGGCGTACCCGGCCCTTTTGCACGGGGACTTATGGGCGGGGAACTGGCTCGTTGGCCCTGACGGCTCCCCATACGTGATTGATCCGGCCGTCTCTTACGGGGACCCGGCGTTTGATCGAGCGATGATGGCCTTGTTTGGCGGCTATTCGGCCCGAACGATGGGCAGTTACGATGCAAAAGTAAAGCGGGATGAACGAGAAGAGGATATTTTACCGCTTTATCAATTGTATTTTCTTTTCGCCCATTTAAATATGTTTGGGGAAATGTACGGGAGCAGTGTGGACCGCATCTTGAGAAGATACGTTGGCTGAAGAGGATAGACAAGCCGAAAACGCCGGCAGGGTTCAGAGGCCGGCGTCCTTTCGTTTGGGCAGATAACTTGCAAAGCTCTTTAAGCATTCGATAAAGTAAAGGTGTCAAACGGCGGCCGGGTCGAGAAAGAAAATGACGACGAAACCGATGGCGAAGCAATAGATGGCAAAATAATAAAGCTTGCTTTTTTCCAACCACTGAATTAACCATTTAATGCCGATAACCGAAAAGATCAATGTGACGACAAATGCAACGAT
The Salicibibacter kimchii DNA segment above includes these coding regions:
- a CDS encoding fructosamine kinase family protein, with the translated sequence MVVIPAHVLKEAEIDNEASILPVSGGDSNQSFQIRGEHNRYFLKWREDPPPRLFQKEARQLSMLGNAVGVNVPEIARYGDHYLLLSWIEGNAASWTEEKLGEMIADLHREKGEYFGFDEDNFIGTLPQYNAMTDRWIEFYGNYRLLPQMEEADKRGRLPKERGKKAHQLVEKLHKWLSEPAYPALLHGDLWAGNWLVGPDGSPYVIDPAVSYGDPAFDRAMMALFGGYSARTMGSYDAKVKRDEREEDILPLYQLYFLFAHLNMFGEMYGSSVDRILRRYVG